The following proteins are encoded in a genomic region of Magallana gigas chromosome 1, xbMagGiga1.1, whole genome shotgun sequence:
- the LOC136273441 gene encoding uncharacterized protein, translating to MENLCRRPTTVLSQSSTYKINNASLANDGNLQTDYIYCAQTNTNETEAWLQVDFGHFYSINNVKIRSRNEGYGSSSWKQYRFRQFYLDVSNSSASETTTTQRTRCYTDYTTVHGLPPNIIDIPCKHTARYVIVETTFDAPEDDKYGEFGPVLEVCEIEIYGCKTTCRGNLCDDSGNCTNGCKDGYGGPACDIQCPANCKNCDSKTGQFISCEKLKDSNLKILSILYGVIAALSISLIVNGYMIIWISIQNKCKGQDVKQEAMSCNSPPQDFILNQEIYEAVEDNAEYQEMGQPSGSSHYDQLQGRKT from the exons atgg aaaatctatGTAGACGGCCCACAACAGTTCTCTCCCAAAGTTCGACCTACAAGATAAACAATGCATCACTTGCTAATGATGGCAATTTACAAACTGACTACATTTATTGTGCCCAAACTAATACAAATGAAACAGAGGCATGGCTACAGGTGGACTTTGGACATTTCTATAGCATAAACAACGTAAAAATCCGTAGTAGAAATGAAG GTTATGGATCATCATCTTGGAAGCAATATCGGTTCAGACAATTTTACCTAGATGTCTCGAACTCATCAGCATCAGAAACAACAACGACACAGAGAACTCGATGTTACACAGACTATACAACGGTTCACGGTCTCCCCCCAAACATCATAGACATACCGTGTAAACACACAGCTAGATACGTCATTGTGGAGACCACATTTGACGCACCTGAGGACGATAAATATGGTGAATTTGGTCCTGTTCTTGAAGTCTGCGAAATAGAGATTTATG GGTGTAAGACAACTTGCCGAGGTAATCTCTGCGATGACTCTGGTAATTGTACCAATGGGTGTAAAGACGGATACGGGGGACCTGCTTGTGATATTCAATGTCCTGCAAATTGTAAAAACTGTGACAGCAAAACTGGACAATTTATCAGCT GTGAGAAATTGAAGGATTCAAACTTGAAAATCCTGTCCATTTTGTATGGGGTAATTGCAGCTCTTAGTATCAGTCTCATCGTCAACGGCTACATGATAATATG GATTTCAATACAGAACAAATGCAAAGGACAAGACGTAAAACAAGAGGCGATGAGTTGTAATTCTCCTCCTCAGGATTTCATTTTAAACCAAGAAATATATGAAGCAGTGGAGGACAACGCCGAATACCAAGAAATGGGTCAACCCAGTGGATCTTCTCATTACGATCAACTCCAAGGGCGAAAAACCTAG